Within Candidatus Binataceae bacterium, the genomic segment TTTGAGCCCCAGGGCGCGAACCTGCGCAAAGTGCGCCAGCAACTCTTTCCCAGCCCCCATTACCCCTCTTTGGAGGCGGTCCTCAAGGAGTTCCTCGGAGGCCAGACCCCGTCGTTGCAGGCCGCCTGCTTCGGCATCGCGGGCGCCGTGATCGACGGCCGGGTGCATGCCACCAATCTGCATTGGGAGGTCAGCGAAGCGCAATTGGTTGCCGCCTTGGGTATCTCCCGCCTGCGCCTGCTCAACGACCTCGCCGCCACCGCGTACGGGATGCCCCACTTGGCGGCGGCTGACCTGGAAGAGCTTAATTTACAGGCTGGCGCGCGCCACCCCGGCAACATCGGCGTAATCGCGGCCGGCACCGGGCTGGGCGAGGCGATGTTGTACTGGGACGGCCAGAGTTTTCAACCGCAGGCCAGCGAGGGTGGGCACGCCGATTTCGCGCCCCGCGAGGCGCGCGAAATCGAGCTGCTGCGCTACCTGCAGGAGCGCTTGGGCCAGCATATCAGTTATGAGCGGGTGCTTTCGGGCCCCGGCCTGCTCAACATTTACGATTTCTTGCGCGATCGGAATTATGCTCCCGAGCCCCCCTGGTTGCAGCAGCGGCTGGCCGCAGCCGCCGACCGCAGCGTCGCGATCGCCGAGGCCGGATTAGATGGCTCCGCGCCGCTGTGCGAGATGGCCTTGGAGATGTTCGCCTCGCTTTACGGCGCCGAGGCCGGCAACCTCGCGCTGCGCACGCTGGCGGTGGGCGGGATCTACATTGGCGGCGGGATCGCGCCCAAGCTGATGGCGGTCCTGCGCAAAGGTGCCTTCATCCGCAGCTTCGTGGCCAAGGGGCGCTTCGAGTCCTTCCTGCGAGGGCTCTCGGTCCAGGTCGCGCTCACTCCAGAGGCCGGGCTGATTGGCGCCGCCCACTATGCGCTCTCGCTTTTGGGCAAGACAACTGGGCAATCCTGACTGACCACCTCTCGCCCGCGCAGTCCTACTCACTTTACAACCTCGGCATTCAGCCCTGCATCAGCGCCGCATAGCGGTCGAGCAGAGGCATCACTTTCTCGCGCGTGTCCGAGGGCAGCGCAAAAATCGCCCGCTGCACGCCTGCCTGGGCGAATCGATCGAGCAGCTTGCGGTCCGAAGGTGCCATGAACAGGCTTAGCGGAATCGATTGAGGATCGCGCCCGGCTTCCT encodes:
- the glk gene encoding glucokinase gives rise to the protein MILAGDIGGTKTILALFEPQGANLRKVRQQLFPSPHYPSLEAVLKEFLGGQTPSLQAACFGIAGAVIDGRVHATNLHWEVSEAQLVAALGISRLRLLNDLAATAYGMPHLAAADLEELNLQAGARHPGNIGVIAAGTGLGEAMLYWDGQSFQPQASEGGHADFAPREAREIELLRYLQERLGQHISYERVLSGPGLLNIYDFLRDRNYAPEPPWLQQRLAAAADRSVAIAEAGLDGSAPLCEMALEMFASLYGAEAGNLALRTLAVGGIYIGGGIAPKLMAVLRKGAFIRSFVAKGRFESFLRGLSVQVALTPEAGLIGAAHYALSLLGKTTGQS